Proteins encoded in a region of the Mycteria americana isolate JAX WOST 10 ecotype Jacksonville Zoo and Gardens chromosome 9, USCA_MyAme_1.0, whole genome shotgun sequence genome:
- the CHRNA1 gene encoding acetylcholine receptor subunit alpha, producing the protein MMKVHCILLLASAAGLALCYEHETRLVEDLFRDYNKVVRPVEDHRDAVVVTVGLQLIQLINVDEVNQIVTTNVRLKQQWTDVNLKWNPDDYGGVKKIRIPSDDIWRPDLVLYNNADGDFAIVKYTKVLLEHTGLITWTPPAIFKSYCEIIVTHFPFDQQNCSMKLGTWTYDGTVVVINPESDRPDLSNFMESGEWVMKDYRGWKHWVYYACCPDTPYLDITYHFLMQRLPLYFIVNVIIPCLLFSFLTGLVFYLPTDSGEKMTLSISVLLSLTVFLLVIVELIPSTSSAVPLIGKYMLFTMVFVIASIIITVIVINTHHRSPSTHTMPHWVRKIFIDTIPNIMFFSTMKRPSRDKQDKNIFAEDIDISEISGKPGSVPVNFYSPLTKNPDVKNAIEGIKYIAETMKSDQEASNAAEEWKFVAMVVDHLLLGIFMLVCIIGTLAVFAGRLIELNQQG; encoded by the exons ATGATGAAGGTCCATTGCATACTCCTCCTCGCCTCCGCAG CTGGGCTGGCCCTGTGCTATGAACACGAGACTCGCCTCGTCGAGGACTTGTTCAGGGACTACAACAAGGTGGTGCGCCCAGTGGAGGACCATCGGGACGCTGTCGTTGTCACCGTCGGGCTGCAGCTCATTCAGCTTATTAACGTG gatgAAGTAAATCAGATTGTAACAACCAATGTACGCCTGAAACAG CAATGGACCGACGTCAACCTCAAGTGGAATCCAGACGACTACGGCGGCGTGAAAAAAATCCGCATCCCCTCAGATGACATCTGGCGACCAGACCTTGTTCTTTACAACAA TGCAGACGGTGATTTTGCCATCGTTAAATACACCAAAGTCCTTCTGGAGCACACGGGCCTGATCACCTGGACACCACCggctatttttaaaagttattgtGAAATTATAGTCACACATTTCCCATTTGACCAGCAGAACTGCAGTATGAAGTTGGGAACGTGGACGTATGATGGCACAGTGGTTGTCATTAACCCG GAGAGTGATCGTCCAGATCTGAGTAACTTCATGGAGAGTGGGGAGTGGGTGATGAAGGACTACCGTGGCTGGAAGCACTGGGTTTACTACGCTTGCTGCCCTGACACCCCCTACCTGGATATCACCTACCACTTCCTCATGCAGCGCCTGCCCCTCTACTTCATCGTCAATGTCATCattccctgcctcctcttctcctttttaacCGGGCTGGTTTTTTACCTACCCACAGATTCAG gtGAGAAAATGACTCTCAGCATCTCTGTCCTGCTGTCTTTGACTGTGTTCCTTCTGGTCATCGTGGAGCTGATTCCCTCCACCTCCAGTGCGGTGCCTCTGATAGGCAAATACATGTTGTTTACAATGGTGTTTGTCATCGCTTCAATCATCATCACGGTCATCGTCATCAACACCCACCACCGCTCCCCAAGCACTCACACCATGCCGCACTGGGTCAGGAAG ATCTTTATTGACACAATCCCAAACATCATGTTTTTCTCTACAATGAAACGACCATCCAGGgataaacaagacaaaaatatttttgcagaagacattgatatttctgaaatttctgggAAACCAGGTTCTGTGCCTGTCAACTTCTACTCCCCGCTTACCAAAAATCCAGATGTGAAAAATGCTATAGAGGGAATCAAGTACATTGCGGAAACGATGAAATCGGACCAAGAAGCCAGTAAT GCTGCAGAAGAATGGAAGTTTGTTGCGATGGTGGTTGATCATCTTCTCCTCGGCATATTTATGCTAGTTTGTATTATAGGAACATTAGCTGTATTTGCTGGTCGCCTTATTGAATTAAATCAGCAAGGATGA